In a single window of the Streptomyces sp. NBC_00285 genome:
- a CDS encoding aminotransferase class I/II-fold pyridoxal phosphate-dependent enzyme yields the protein MTDDASGGAHRPWYRDFFGEEFWAVAAHEYTPERTAAEADYLAAVLDASAPGRRVLDLGCGTGRHAVALAGRGFRVTGVDVGAWALRQAAGSAAAAGVEARWLHLDLLREPAWPVGEFDALVCVQSFGWGSDAQQLRLLREARRALVPGGLLVLDHSNVLTIAGHYVPEATFETEGLRAVFRRDYRVVSGRSAGSIEVRHGDAEPVVVHDDVRLYQPAEVRELLIRAGFEVERADADFTIGQEAALTTRYVQFVARNPRAGDTTAITAWQRPTAAGLVGSAAPGPAEPAALGDVLDLRWSPDEIDFVRPAVDRALRGVTPDAARAYHVMDPYAAAQAAPVLSEHFGLELPPDTVTAGTGATALLHACAALAQPGPVLHLRGGHPDLPRWAARWGSEALATRIEDLAADLDQHAPSVLVLDRPTITGDLYGRAALEEIAQAARARGTTVVLDEAYAVYAGPSASCVPAVADHDNLIVVRSMSKGYCCGGLRVGFAVAAPALTQRLREALPPLGANGFGLAVSLGLLAQGDVFAALRARIAEVKPQMTALLRGAGLAVTQGAVCLPWVTAPADDSARALIEKLGLQVKEVEGQGMRGTGTRVEGRAPSGPGAADRGLSDAESGGRLFKITVPLSNARLTAFRAAFSQGG from the coding sequence GTGACCGATGACGCGAGCGGCGGTGCGCACCGCCCCTGGTACCGGGACTTCTTCGGCGAGGAGTTCTGGGCGGTGGCGGCCCACGAGTACACCCCCGAGCGCACCGCGGCGGAGGCCGACTACCTGGCCGCGGTCCTCGACGCCTCGGCCCCGGGCCGGCGCGTCCTCGACCTGGGCTGCGGCACGGGGCGCCATGCGGTCGCGTTGGCCGGGCGCGGGTTCCGTGTCACCGGGGTCGACGTCGGTGCGTGGGCGCTGCGGCAGGCCGCGGGGTCGGCGGCCGCGGCCGGGGTGGAGGCGCGGTGGCTGCACCTGGACCTGCTGCGTGAACCCGCCTGGCCGGTGGGGGAGTTCGACGCGCTCGTCTGCGTGCAGTCCTTCGGCTGGGGCAGTGATGCCCAGCAGCTGCGGCTGCTCCGAGAGGCCCGCCGCGCGCTCGTACCGGGCGGGCTCCTCGTACTCGACCATTCCAACGTCCTGACGATCGCGGGCCACTACGTGCCCGAGGCGACCTTCGAGACCGAGGGGTTGCGGGCCGTCTTCCGCCGGGACTACCGCGTGGTGAGCGGCCGCAGCGCCGGTTCGATCGAGGTCCGGCACGGTGACGCGGAGCCGGTCGTCGTCCATGACGACGTACGGCTCTACCAGCCCGCCGAGGTACGAGAACTGCTGATCCGCGCCGGTTTCGAGGTCGAGCGCGCCGACGCAGACTTCACCATCGGCCAAGAAGCCGCACTGACGACGCGATACGTGCAGTTCGTCGCCCGTAACCCCAGGGCCGGGGACACCACCGCGATCACGGCGTGGCAACGGCCCACCGCCGCAGGGCTCGTGGGCTCCGCGGCACCGGGACCGGCGGAACCGGCCGCCCTCGGGGATGTCCTGGACCTGCGCTGGTCGCCCGACGAGATCGACTTCGTACGGCCCGCGGTCGACCGTGCCCTGCGGGGGGTCACCCCCGACGCAGCGCGCGCCTACCACGTGATGGACCCCTATGCCGCCGCACAGGCCGCGCCGGTGCTGTCCGAGCACTTCGGCCTCGAACTGCCCCCGGACACGGTGACCGCCGGGACCGGCGCCACCGCTCTGCTGCACGCGTGCGCCGCACTGGCGCAGCCGGGCCCCGTGCTGCACCTGCGCGGCGGTCACCCGGACCTGCCACGATGGGCCGCGCGCTGGGGCAGTGAGGCGCTCGCGACCCGGATCGAGGACCTGGCGGCCGACCTCGACCAGCATGCTCCCTCGGTCCTCGTCCTCGACCGCCCGACGATCACGGGAGACCTGTACGGCAGAGCGGCGCTGGAGGAGATCGCCCAGGCCGCCCGCGCACGCGGCACGACGGTGGTCCTCGACGAGGCATACGCCGTCTACGCCGGGCCGTCCGCCAGCTGCGTACCCGCGGTCGCCGACCACGACAACCTGATCGTCGTGCGCAGCATGTCCAAGGGCTACTGCTGCGGCGGGCTCAGGGTCGGCTTCGCGGTCGCCGCGCCCGCGCTGACGCAACGACTGCGGGAAGCCCTGCCACCGCTGGGCGCGAACGGCTTCGGCCTGGCCGTCTCCCTCGGCCTGCTGGCGCAGGGAGACGTCTTCGCCGCGCTGCGGGCCAGGATCGCCGAGGTGAAGCCGCAGATGACGGCACTGCTGCGGGGGGCGGGGCTAGCGGTGACGCAGGGGGCTGTCTGTCTGCCATGGGTGACCGCACCGGCGGACGACTCGGCCAGGGCCCTGATCGAGAAACTGGGGCTGCAGGTCAAAGAGGTGGAGGGACAGGGGATGCGGGGCACGGGGACGAGGGTGGAGGGGCGCGCGCCGTCCGGTCCGGGGGCTGCGGACCGGGGGCTGTCGGACGCGGAGAGCGGCGGCAGGCTTTTCAAGATCACCGTCCCGCTGTCGAACGCCCGGCTGACGGCGTTCCGCGCGGCCTTCTCCCAGGGCGGATAG
- a CDS encoding alkaline phosphatase family protein: MPRVGGRTTASADLRVVPEVVERCLRAAPRGLCVLAVDGLSYGVAEAALAHARTRPLRSTFPSTSTTAWLTAVTGADPSQHGALGMVYRAPDADCVTHLITGQTHAFGPCPPPRNPLLHGGVTLFDRVAAAGATAFVVGAELERLTGEWAAALLHGARVAHSPATELDPDCIAVAERTVREVEAVLAQPHDVPPLVWAYVNLDDHIHISGYDDRLHASLRLLDTAASRWADAGWSVLAHADHGQVPVQPKPELLDAWDRLDSPAHCRMPSGGAGRVRWMYPQPGHEQELAAALSDALGDHALVLSPDDLAERGLLAATPVVRERIGAVVALATSAAFPVPDPTVAWEHGSLTDDEMLVPLAAWNAPLAQNW, from the coding sequence GTGCCACGTGTCGGCGGACGTACGACAGCGTCCGCCGACCTGCGCGTGGTACCCGAAGTCGTCGAGCGGTGTCTGCGCGCGGCGCCCCGCGGACTGTGCGTCCTGGCGGTCGACGGCCTGTCGTACGGCGTCGCGGAAGCAGCCCTCGCCCACGCCAGGACACGCCCCCTGCGCTCCACGTTCCCGAGCACCTCGACCACTGCCTGGCTCACCGCCGTCACCGGCGCCGACCCCTCACAGCACGGCGCCCTCGGCATGGTGTACCGGGCGCCGGACGCCGACTGCGTCACCCACCTCATCACGGGCCAGACGCACGCCTTCGGCCCCTGCCCGCCGCCCAGGAATCCCCTGCTGCACGGTGGTGTGACCCTCTTCGACCGCGTCGCCGCGGCCGGCGCCACCGCCTTCGTGGTCGGCGCCGAACTCGAGCGGTTGACCGGGGAGTGGGCCGCGGCGCTGCTGCACGGCGCCCGGGTCGCCCACTCGCCGGCGACCGAACTCGACCCCGATTGCATCGCGGTCGCCGAGCGGACGGTGCGCGAGGTCGAGGCCGTCCTCGCACAACCACACGACGTACCACCCCTGGTATGGGCCTACGTGAACCTCGACGACCACATCCACATCAGCGGCTACGACGACCGTCTGCACGCATCCCTGCGGCTGCTGGACACCGCGGCGAGCCGCTGGGCCGACGCCGGATGGAGCGTCCTCGCCCACGCCGACCACGGCCAGGTCCCGGTCCAACCGAAGCCCGAACTCCTGGACGCCTGGGACCGGTTGGACTCCCCGGCGCACTGCCGGATGCCCAGCGGCGGCGCGGGCCGTGTCCGGTGGATGTATCCGCAGCCCGGCCACGAACAGGAGCTCGCGGCCGCCCTGAGCGACGCACTCGGCGACCACGCGCTCGTCCTGAGCCCCGATGACCTGGCCGAACGCGGGCTGCTCGCCGCGACCCCCGTCGTCCGCGAGCGCATCGGCGCGGTGGTCGCCCTCGCCACCTCCGCGGCCTTCCCGGTGCCCGACCCCACCGTCGCCTGGGAGCACGGATCCCTCACCGACGACGAGATGCTCGTACCCCTCGCAGCCTGGAACGCACCGCTCGCCCAGAACTGGTAG
- a CDS encoding metallophosphoesterase family protein, with product MDDSTTDDVTLHGPASWEGPVQRYGPVARVAVLSDIHANIPAFEAVLAEPDVAAADLVVLCGDLTWGPQPQETYERILALGERALCVRGNADRYAAEIGTAARVADTPRQSWIAAQHSPEAIDFLTRVPFAVTVEIDGLGPAHFCHGSPRSDHELVTPGTPAERFARLSAALDARVLVTGHSHLQFDRVVAGLRSVNPGSVGLPYHAGEPGTAYWALLGPDVRLRTTRYDVADAVARAHRAADPDAERYAGTLMSPPVPEKIVEEAESLIFVN from the coding sequence ATGGACGACTCCACGACGGACGACGTCACGCTGCACGGTCCGGCGAGCTGGGAAGGGCCGGTGCAGCGGTACGGGCCGGTGGCCCGGGTCGCCGTACTCTCCGACATCCACGCGAACATCCCCGCCTTCGAAGCCGTGCTCGCCGAACCCGACGTCGCCGCGGCCGACCTCGTCGTGCTGTGCGGCGACCTGACGTGGGGCCCGCAGCCGCAGGAGACGTACGAGCGGATCCTCGCGCTGGGGGAGCGCGCCCTGTGCGTGCGGGGCAACGCCGACCGGTACGCCGCCGAGATCGGCACCGCCGCGCGCGTGGCCGACACACCCCGTCAGTCGTGGATCGCGGCCCAGCACTCGCCCGAGGCCATCGACTTCCTCACCCGGGTGCCCTTCGCAGTCACGGTCGAGATCGACGGCCTCGGCCCGGCGCACTTCTGCCATGGCTCGCCGCGCAGCGACCATGAACTGGTCACACCGGGCACGCCGGCGGAGCGGTTCGCACGGCTGTCCGCGGCCCTCGACGCGCGCGTTCTGGTCACCGGGCACTCGCACCTCCAGTTCGACCGTGTGGTGGCGGGCCTGCGCAGCGTCAACCCGGGAAGCGTCGGGCTGCCGTACCACGCCGGTGAGCCGGGAACCGCGTACTGGGCCCTGCTGGGCCCCGACGTCCGCCTGAGGACCACGCGTTACGACGTGGCGGACGCCGTCGCCCGCGCCCACCGGGCAGCGGACCCGGACGCCGAGCGCTATGCGGGCACCCTGATGAGTCCGCCCGTCCCCGAGAAGATCGTCGAGGAAGCGGAATCCCTGATCTTCGTCAATTGA
- a CDS encoding nucleotidyltransferase family protein, with translation MTDTTTGIAVTTDTVLALLKAKPRSARDTVLRTARDSQHKLAGTLLSLWAAAGEELTVDQAAELRLAQERIEHYRRLWEQLQEHAPDAFLLKGMTIAALYPPGVLRSAGDLDVICPRHDDLWACARHLAATGWELEAFTVGPAHPGDTVSPHLGAEFRKPAPDPSQDPYAVGLFTAEIVTDVHGPPRQLARPPGSPLAASTVALVAERWERRFRSRDLLDLVLLLGALDEPGLRQLRADLDKAGLWPEWREAMRGIGRLGWRPAVVLPHTRAAAVRVRLLRSVRTALRWSNPVRAAAFVAQSGIEGRGGRLAALASDVIHRRPGARRLLTAGVPLFGVPVPEVPVPEVPMPEVPMPGVPMPGKQPAARADTASIAADGVRADGPTDGSPDAEPVEGLQLHDVGRHLVARTPLGAFLLVSGAARQEWLDEAAGPQSVPSTPSGPSSTRSSSSSSVRTGA, from the coding sequence TTGACCGACACAACGACCGGGATCGCGGTCACGACGGACACGGTTCTCGCCCTGCTGAAAGCGAAGCCCCGGTCCGCTCGCGACACCGTGCTGCGCACGGCCCGCGACAGTCAGCACAAGCTCGCCGGAACCCTGTTGAGCCTCTGGGCCGCCGCCGGCGAGGAGCTCACGGTCGACCAGGCGGCCGAACTACGGCTGGCCCAGGAGCGTATCGAGCACTACCGCCGGCTCTGGGAACAGCTTCAGGAGCACGCGCCCGACGCCTTCCTCCTGAAGGGGATGACGATCGCCGCCCTCTATCCGCCGGGGGTACTCCGCTCGGCCGGCGACCTCGACGTCATCTGCCCCCGCCATGACGACCTGTGGGCCTGCGCCCGCCACCTTGCCGCGACCGGCTGGGAGTTGGAGGCCTTCACCGTGGGGCCCGCCCACCCCGGCGACACCGTCTCCCCGCACCTGGGCGCAGAGTTCCGCAAACCGGCACCTGACCCGTCCCAGGACCCCTACGCCGTGGGCCTGTTCACCGCCGAGATCGTGACGGACGTCCACGGACCGCCCCGGCAACTCGCCCGGCCGCCGGGTTCCCCACTGGCCGCGAGCACCGTCGCCCTGGTCGCGGAACGCTGGGAACGACGCTTCCGCTCCCGTGACCTGCTCGACCTGGTCCTCCTGCTCGGGGCCCTGGACGAGCCGGGCCTACGACAGCTGCGCGCCGACCTCGACAAGGCCGGTCTGTGGCCGGAGTGGCGGGAGGCGATGCGCGGAATCGGCCGCCTCGGCTGGCGGCCCGCGGTAGTCCTGCCGCACACCCGGGCGGCGGCTGTCCGCGTACGACTGCTGCGGTCGGTGCGCACGGCCTTGCGCTGGAGCAACCCGGTTCGCGCGGCAGCCTTCGTCGCGCAGTCCGGCATCGAGGGCCGCGGGGGGCGCCTCGCCGCTCTCGCCTCCGATGTCATACACCGCCGGCCCGGTGCGCGACGGCTGCTCACCGCGGGAGTGCCGCTGTTCGGGGTGCCTGTGCCCGAGGTGCCTGTGCCCGAGGTGCCCATGCCCGAGGTGCCCATGCCCGGGGTGCCGATGCCCGGGAAGCAGCCGGCCGCACGCGCCGACACGGCCTCAATCGCTGCCGACGGTGTGCGTGCGGACGGCCCCACGGACGGATCTCCCGACGCCGAGCCGGTCGAGGGGCTGCAGCTCCACGACGTCGGCCGCCATCTGGTCGCGCGGACCCCGCTGGGTGCCTTCCTGCTGGTGTCCGGGGCCGCCCGGCAGGAATGGCTCGACGAGGCAGCCGGTCCGCAGTCCGTCCCCTCCACCCCATCCGGACCATCCAGCACCAGGTCTTCTTCGTCTTCGTCAGTGCGAACGGGAGCATGA
- a CDS encoding ABC transporter ATP-binding protein, with protein MMRDSGHRPDGTQLAVDTRCLKREYRVRRGPAVTALDGVSIQVEQGEVHGLLGPNGAGKSTLMKILSTVLLPTSGSAYVLGHDLVTEHRRIRPLLGIVFGGERGLYPRLTARQNLRYWAALYGLSTKKGLARTNELLDELGLAERADDRVETFSVGMRQRLHLARGIIGDPRVLLLDEPTNGLDPLAARQLRELIQKLAGEGRTILLATHDLAEAEVLCDRVTMINHGRVIAAEAPKTLARLMSRQERIRVRADTGLLNRVRDLDGVLDVAPADDGTAVISVDSQEAVGTVLAFVVAEGVTDVRTELPGLEEVYLRLVHHNEQRSVVNR; from the coding sequence ATGATGCGCGACAGCGGCCATCGGCCGGACGGTACGCAGCTGGCCGTCGACACCCGCTGCCTCAAGCGCGAGTACCGCGTGCGGCGCGGCCCGGCAGTCACCGCCCTGGACGGTGTGTCGATCCAGGTGGAGCAGGGCGAGGTGCACGGACTGCTCGGCCCGAACGGGGCCGGCAAGAGCACTCTGATGAAGATCCTCTCGACGGTGCTGCTGCCGACCTCCGGAAGCGCCTATGTGCTCGGCCATGACCTGGTGACCGAGCACCGGCGGATCCGGCCGCTGCTCGGCATCGTCTTCGGCGGCGAACGCGGCCTCTATCCACGCCTGACTGCCCGTCAGAACCTGCGCTACTGGGCAGCGCTGTACGGCCTGTCCACGAAGAAGGGCCTGGCCAGGACCAACGAACTGCTCGACGAACTCGGCCTGGCCGAGCGGGCCGACGACCGCGTGGAGACCTTCTCGGTCGGCATGCGCCAACGTCTGCACCTGGCCCGGGGAATCATCGGAGACCCACGTGTACTGCTGCTCGACGAACCCACCAACGGCCTGGACCCGCTGGCCGCCCGCCAGTTGCGAGAGCTGATCCAGAAGCTCGCCGGGGAGGGCCGTACCATCCTCCTCGCCACGCACGATCTGGCCGAGGCTGAAGTGCTCTGCGACCGCGTCACGATGATCAATCACGGCCGGGTCATCGCGGCCGAGGCGCCGAAGACCCTGGCACGGCTGATGTCACGGCAGGAACGTATCCGCGTCCGCGCCGATACTGGGCTGCTCAACCGGGTGCGCGACCTCGACGGTGTCCTCGACGTGGCCCCGGCCGACGACGGCACCGCGGTGATCTCCGTCGACAGCCAGGAAGCCGTCGGCACCGTACTGGCATTTGTGGTCGCCGAGGGTGTCACCGACGTCCGCACGGAGCTGCCCGGCCTCGAAGAGGTCTACCTCCGACTCGTGCACCACAACGAGCAGCGCAGCGTGGTGAACCGGTGA